Within Topomyia yanbarensis strain Yona2022 chromosome 2, ASM3024719v1, whole genome shotgun sequence, the genomic segment ATACTCCTGATATAGATACTTCGATGACGATTGCAATTAGaggaataccaaaaaatatgtTACCGAATTTCGCTCCCACGATCTtccagagaaaatacgggcaTATAGATCACAGTAGGAGACTGTATACCGATGGGTCAGTAATGCATAATTCAACAGGGTTTGGTGTTGCTCATTGCAGTCGAACTGCCAGTTTTAGATTGAAAACCCCATGCTCAATATTCGTCGCCGAGCTCGTTGCAATTTATCATGCAATTGAAATAATTAGAGATTTTGAACCTGatcattattatattttttccgATAGCCTTAGCTCGTTGGAGGCGTTAAAGAAACAAGGTTTTTCGAGGCAGTCTtccatatttattttaaaaattaaagagATGGTAAGCCAGCTAACACATCAAAACTATAGAATCtcttttgtttggattccttcacaTTGCCGAATTTTAGGTAATGATGAAGCGGATATTCTAGCTAATATTGGGCGTGAGAGTGAGGCAGTATATAACAGGAATATTCaacatagtgaatatttttatcTTCCAAAACAATTAGTGTTACGGGACTGGCAAATAAAATGGTCATGCAGCGCTTTGGGCCGATGGTGCTATTCAATAATCCCTAACGTGTCTAGACTGTCGTGGTTTAAAGGCCATGAATTAGATAGATCATTCATCGTCACAGTATCTCGATTGATGGCTAACCATTACGCATTAAATGCACACCTGTTTAGGATAAATGTTGTTAACACAAATGTATGTCGTTGCAAGAAAGGGTACGAAGATATCGACCATGTGTTATGGGATTGCGATGAAAATAGTCAAAAACGGGAGGAGTTAATTGGCCGTTTAAACCAAATCAGAAAACCTGCTCATATACCAGTCAGAGATATTCTGGCCATTAGAGACTTTGAATACATCACCGAAATATGCAGATTTCTTAAAGAAATTGATCTCAAAATTTGATCTCTTTGACAGGCACCGACTGACAACTCAATACACGGCGTATCGAAACTATGTCTACATTGGCCGTAAATGGACGCCCAGCATCACTGAACCTATATATATACataaattaacagtgaattcaAACAAATGTAATGTCAGCTCCGCTATGTTTATTATATTGagcttaaaaataaaattttagaaaaaaaaaaaaaaatgaataaagcaTTCGCTGGGAATATTTTGTGAAGTAGTGTTTGATAGTGCACAGTAGGGTTCgatatttaccgcacccgcaccgcaaaatctgcggtgcggtgagacactttttcccgcagatgcggtgcgggaaagagcctttaccgcgcggttttaccgcaactgcaccgcaaaaaaataattgataaagtctcacGTTTGCATTAAAAAGTAGATCCAAACTAGGACTGACCATTTGAGAAgaacgcaactagatttatttcctTAGCAAATGCTTAACAATGTCATTGTAAGGAAAACCCCACggtcagaacgttcgagttttacttTTCACCCTACAATAGTGaaacataaaaaagaaatataaTATATGATGATTGGAGaagaaatataataaatattcgactaatcgctacttgatttctcacattttggttattctaagTTGATAAACAGACTGATATTACGAACGAAAATCGAGCTGTGTCAGAAAgaatttgacgctattatttttacgacatattttggaaactagttattttatacttctaagtaaaacttcacaaactaaccatttcaaacaccTAAAATGCtggatccaaatagagacaaaattattagatcatttaaaaacaataaatttatacacttaaatccaatttaaaagtgcatcactttttccgatttctgttggaaatcgtggaattatgaatcgttttgcgatatcaatttttgaactgcaaattttgattaatttaaaggaatttgagatgaactaatgatgctgggacttaaacacaacccaaacaatataattatcttcatcaaaccaaatgaATTtgaagtaattggcagtaaaggagacaaatgtatgaaaagcatccaaaataaggaggggtctaaattaggctgattattctatcattcgttcatcaataccgtatttctatcttctttgattgctgtgtaaattcaatgggaatttttctgcagtcaattttattggactctttctcaaaaagtattcggcataactttttttcgcgtacttccattcaaatttacaataattttctaccaaattaagtcctaatatttttcagttaagactattttgtagcttttttgaagtaaagttattcgaagttagtgtttttATAGTGTAgggtattgtattttttttttgtaattttcaaaGCCCCCCTTCATATTGAGACAAGTGTGAAAGTTAGCTAAGATGCTAAATAATACATAATTTGCCTCCCGTTCACGTCAATTGAAGTGTTTTTGCCATtagctctttgggaaaataatagaggaaaatacattaaatgctagaactttcgagctagcctttagaaaattacagttcatgtatttttaaagggagcaatcttagtatttgaatgagaatacatatgTTTCTTGGAAAAtacggaagttagagttttcggatattttgtccataaaatcctatttttaataacatttctgctgtatgctacaaatcatacatttttgcagtttttctaatgttcaataattctgtaccggttgagactgGAGACTGTATAGACTGTATACAGCAATTTTTTGTCAAACAcagcgtcgttcttattgatgaaatacaatatgtttttatttcactgtattggaatatatgcgctactatatagaagtataggtatttcgactttaatttttttttgtggtgaaattcctttaagaatgaaagctGGTTAAcgttcttattacatttttattccattttttcaattgagtgaagggttgctaaaataaaaaaattctattactgaataagaataacattttattatataaggtTGTACAAATGAATAattgttcaacaatattttaaaaaatgcaaaaattttaccgcattatcACGCGGTGCTgagcggtaaataaagtgcggttgcggtaagcggtgcggttttattattttttgcggttgcggtgcggacactccatttaccgcccacatccgcaccgcgacgaaccctagcgcACAGTATTTCGTCAGTAATAATTTTCAGCTATTCTATTActatttcaaaaatctgtatggatgtatgtatggaAGCATATCTGTAAGAAATTATCAACAGCCTGTAACATAAAGATAaatctgcaaatctggcatcgctgagaCATACACATCCTTTGGTTTGTCAATTTCGTTTCATGCCGATCAGTTTCGCAGCTGTCAcgaaaattttgaagaaaacgGAGTGACAAGTGTGAACACGAACACGGTTTCACACAATAGTTTTTAGCGATTTTCTTATACGTCTTGACGTAGAAATCCAGAACTACACAAAAACCCTGAATAAACACAGCCGTTCGAGTGTTCCAAGtgcgaaaaaaaacaaatcggTTATTGGACGGCAGTACTACTTGAACAACTATGACCATGGCAACCTATGTCTCCGGTGGTTGGTGATCTCGATTGTGACACTCGTTCAAACAGCGTAAACAACAGTAGATAAACAAAAAAAGATCTAAGTTACTCCGAAAAATAAGATTCTGATAGTGGCTCCACGAGAGTCGCTTACCTACATTCGGTGGGAAGAATATAAACCTGTCGGTGACAGTTCCCTTGATAAGTATGGAAGATCACAAACAACGGTTGGAAGATTCGGATCTTGATATGTTTGAAGTTTCGCCGCCAACCGGAACCGAAGGGTACGTTACCGAAAGGTAAGGAATAAGTTGCATCGAGTTTTTAACAGCGATATAATTTCagatacactcaggttttttttacgcgggggatacgagccgcgtaaatgaaaaccgcgtaaatgaaaaccgcgtaaatttcaaaatccgcgtaaatgaaaaccgcgtaaatttcaaaatccgcgtaaatgaaaaccgcgtaaatttcaaaatccgcgtaaatgaaaaccgcgtaaatttcaaaatccgcgtaaatgaaaaccgcgtaaatttcaaaatccgcgtaaatgaagaccacttaaatttaagaatccgcgataaaaggaacctcattgatgggtaccgcgtaaattccaaaatccgcgtaaatgaaaaccgcgtaaatttcaaaaaccgcgtaaatgaaaaccgcgtaaattttaaaaaccgcgtaaatgaaaaccgcgtaaatttcaaaatccgcgtaaatgaaaaccgcgtaaatttcaaaatccgcgtaaaaaaaaaccgcgtaaaaaaataccgcgcaaaaaaaaaccgcgtaaaaaaaaacttgagtgtatattcAAAAAGAATGAAGAGTACACGATATGCGATGGACCGATCAGACCAAATGCTTATATTCGGTTTACTAAAAAAagtacactgaagttttttttaatgcgggggatacgtaccgcataaaataatccgcataaaaaaaccgcataactttgaaaatccgcataaaaaacacataaggtgaaatattttttaatattaagagccatagtactgaaggaagagcaaggatttgaagtaagaaagtttagaaaaaagcgtggagtagggtcatatgagcaagcttagagttttccggttacttaactctttttcttctgcaacgcaggagtcaggatcttttggcattaaatgcgaatcacctgagtctgcggcatgtccagacaagcgtaaagtcacttaatgacttatgctgtcggaaccgtgactccttggaatcgcaagactgacctcggcacctaaccgaccagcatcgagataacgatttcgagagaaatttcaacgtcgggaaatttctccgtcggagtagaccaGGCCCACCGCCGGACTAATTCGaatagatcgggaagtagctccggcagatgctcgtcggggcgcctgacaACTGGAAGTCACACTCCACCCcgaatcgcaggaccgacctcggcatctgcccgggtagtatcggtttcgaaagatcttccactgccggggaactcttcgtcggagtagaaaagatccaccgtcggggactattccgagtagtccgtagcgaatcgccggcttgaatcatcggggcgccagtgaaccggacgcaatcctccaccgggaatcgctggactgacctcggcattctgccggactgcatctaagGAAGAATAACGTGTCAGTCAACGGTTgcaggagacattctttcgtcggggaactctccgccgaggtaggctagctccaccgtcgggaactacgccgagtagcaccgaacgcgacagaCCCTGGTCGttagggcaccagtgaaccggaagccaccctccaaccggaatcgccagatcgaccacggcatccaactggtcaacgtagagaggaaggcatgtagaatatcatgccgtgcaggactgatatggcgattacgagacaagcgaaatctagcacgaccagctagacctggaatcaaatGAAGTGCATTAACacgtagtcatttcaaatggaatccgggggatcaggcaaatgtcggacttcttggtggagtttagaggaatagagagttatcttctctgttcagagtccctcactctggcacacgatggacgaaatcggtagtatggtctaactactgaacgtgtgccgggtcggcgtaaaagctttatcacaaagtaaaaaaaatacacgctcagagacttttttttccgatctcgccgaactgagtcgaatggtataaaagattcggctctgcgggcctcggttaaaaagttgaaattccgaccgattgcataagttttattatgagaaaggtaaaaaggtattcagtcattttctgtttttattttcactgcatcaagaatgcttctcatatccttaatccaaagactagtaatttataacctaaaataaaaatatgaacatttatgtcttttgtttaagcattcacgaggatctatctttcgataaaagtcgcttcaggtgatgctctagaaattaaaaggaagctgcataaaaagaatcgcataactttgaaaatccgcataaaaaagtagcataaaaaaatccgcataaaaaaagacttcagtgtatagaAGAATTGGACGGCGAAATGGAGTATGATGTCAATAAATAAGATGCAATTTGGTTAGGTATCATGAATGAACGACGGCTGTCGCAAAATTGTGTTCGGTCGCTGTTTATTGGACCTCTTGATTGAGCCCTTCTTACAAGTGTCAGTAAACGGGCAAAAAGGATCAGTCGTGGATGACGATGCGGTTTGTTATATCTATGGATGGAATGTGTCAGAATGCGAATATCATCAAGATTTCTACGGAATTTCCCACATTCCGGAAGGGCTGTGGCATTGAAGACGATGTTTGCAATGGGCGGTGAACTGTGTTTTAGATAAGTGGAGCAACTCATCCACGATGAatagttgaatattttgaacGTTCTTTCTTTGTTTCCACCGGCGAGATAAGATGTCCCACTTATCGGCGGTCGTCACGATTATCTGACCCTTGGCGATGAGCTTTAAATCTGTTCCAGTTTCACCGGTCAGTTTGACGACCTTGCAACCTAGGTTTTCCTTCTCCAACTGTTGTCCGAATTTGTGATGCCAATCCATGAATATCAGTTCGGCGAGAGAATCTCTGGAAACCAAGTATACAACTCTTCCGTGAGGGTTTTGTTTCAACATTCGCAGGACAGCAAACTCCGCGATGGTTGTCTTTCCCGACCCGGTGGGAGCTCCAACGAACACATTGTCTTCGCTATTGTAGACCGCATTGAATACCTGCGTTTGGATCGGGTTGAACTGGGGGAACCGATAAAGCTGTTCGAATCGTGGCTCTCGGAAAGCACTGATCGGAAGGGCCTGTAAATCCAGGAGTTCCGTTGGTGGTAGATTTTTCTCCGGCAAAATCAGATGACGGAATGAGACGGGTAGTTGCGTTTCTGAACCGATCCAACGGTCGGAAACGATGCGTAGGAAATATTGGGGCGGTAGCGGTTCAAAAACCGGAACGAAGAACTTCTCCAAGTGGTCGTCTTGACAGTACTTGTATTTCAGGAGGAAATATTCGTGGTGAAGGATCACTTCGGAATCGACATCTTCAACCAGGATCCAGAAGGCTTCCGATTGTCCGTGAATTTTTTCGTCCCACTGAAAATCGGGAGTTATTGTCAGTTCCACTCTCAGCGTAGATCGTGTGATCGGTTGGATGTGCGTGGACAGTTCTAGTTTTGGGAACTGATGCACGTACTTGTAGATCGTCTTGCCCAGCTTTGGAACACGGATCAGTTCACCGATCTCGTTCGCCTCCAGATCGTACAGTCGTTCCCAGGGGAAATTTTTCTTCTCGATCTTCTTGACGACTTCTTCGGGCATTTTGCGGAACTGTCTGAGCGGAGACATACTCTGCCACATTCGGCGATCGATCATTTTGCACAAAGTCAAACATTTGTCCGCTAGTTGGGCCCATTCTCGGTGCAGGACAATTTCGAAGATCGCTCTTAGTAAACGGGATGCAGACTGCGTTACGTAAACCATGTCGGCCATCAGTGCAAAGCCTTCCAGCTTCAGTTGCGAAATGTAGGCCTGCAGCAGAACATTCACCTTGGCACTGGCTTCTTCCATGCTCTCCTTAATCGGAATGGGGACACGCTCCATCAGCTTCTGTAGCTCTAATTTCTCTTCCTCGCGGACTGTAATATTTCGAAACTCTCCGGAAAGTGAGAACACACGGAACAGCTCGATCTCACTGAGGGTCGGTTTCAGCAGCTGATTGTAGGTCAACATTGTCTCGTGGGTGCAGTAGTAGTGGGAAGCGATCCTTCCGATTTCCGTTACCTGGAAGTGTCCGCTTTTGCGGTCATATTTTATCAAACCACTTTTCTCCAGGTGAAGAGCGGCTGTATGAACCAGATCAGCGCGAAAATGTTCCAGCAACGGATCCTCCTTGATTGCATCGTATGAAACTCCGTATAGTGTCGGTTGGCGTAGCATTCGAATGTACAGATAGGTGTATCCTAGCCAGGTGACGGCATCCTTAACATTCTGAATCGTTCCAAGGACAATCTCGGCGTTCAACATATCGGGCATTTTGGAGATTAGTTGCGATTCGATTGGTAGCTGTTGGTTCAACAGCGATAGATAGAACTGAAGCTCGCTGTGGTTGGTAATTAGGATTCCCTCGCCCTTTGTGTTGTACTGAGGACGACCGGCACGTCCTAACATTTGCAAGACGTCCAGGGCGCCCAGTTCAACCCAACGACCTTTTTCCGGGTTGTAGACTTGTGTACCTTTGATGATTACGGTGTGTGCGGGTAAGTTGACACCCCACGCTAGGGTGGCCGTAGAAACCAGCACCTGTATGTGACGATCGGCAAAGAGATCCTCTACCAGAGTTCTGTCCACACGAGTCATACCTGCATGATGGATGGCAAAGCCGTACGGAAGCAAGTCTTTCAATTCTGCATTTTTAACCTGTTCGGCTTCTGATCGTAGGACTTCCATACTAGCAGAACCCTCGCGTAAGAAGTTTCCCAGGGTGTCCTTCTCCAGACACATGTCCCGGATTGCGCGAGCAGTTTTGCCAGTTTCCTTCCGGGAGTGAACAAACACTAAAACTTGATTTTTTCCAGCATGTTCCATAACCTTCTCGTAGACAATGTCGTTCATAACCTGGAACCGCTTGAGGGCCTTTTTCTCCGTTACTCCGATATACTGCTGTTCCAAAGCAACCGGACGGTAGCTGTTGTCAAAATAGAACAATCCAGTTTCAGGCCGAACTCTCAAAAATGTCGCAACATCCTGATAATTCGGAAGCGTCGCAGACAATCCAACCAAACGCACATCTTCCTGCGTAGTCTCAATGTTTCGAATTGTTCTAGCAACCAACGACTCCAACACCGGACCTCGCTCATCGTGCAGTAGATGAATTTCGTCGATGATCACTAACCGCACCAACTGGGTATAGGTCTTTTCACCTCCTTTCCTCGTGATAATATCCCACTTCTCCGGGGTGCAGACAATCACCTGCGTAGCAGCTATCTGTTCCCGACTGAGCTGGTGATCCCCGGTCAACTCAGACACGGTCAAATTATACGTAGCCAAACGCTTGCCAAAATTACCAACCATTTCCTGTACCAGCGAACGCATTGGAGCAATGTAAATGATCTTGAACTCGTCCACGTTGATCGTACCATCATCATTGATATGCTTCCCAATTTCCCTCATCATCGTCAACAATGCCACATTGGTTTTACCGGCACCGGTAGGGGCACACAGCAACAGATTTTCATCGCTATCGAGAGCTGTTTTGTACAACCGACTCTGAATCCGGTTGAGCGTCTTAAACCCAGCAAACACCGGTTGCACGTACTTCGGCAGCTTTTCAATCGTCATCAGCTCCTCATTTTCTTCAAACGCTTTCGGCTTCAAAGCTGGCACATGAACCTCCTCATAACCCTTGCGTTGCTTCCTAAAACTTCCATCCGGTAGCTGACAACGCTTGTTTGCCATCAGATGAGAGCCCTGCGTGAACGCCAATTCATCCAACTCCAGCAGATTTCTATTCCCCGGAATCTGACCGCCTATTCCCTCCATATTATCGTCATCCTGTTCCTTTCTCCTTCGCtgcatttttgatttttcactGTCGTAGTCGTCCATCTCTTGCTTACCGGTGTCCAACTGACGCAAAATCCTTGACAAATACCCATCCGTCTTCATTTTCTCGCGAATCTTCACCCGCTCGCTCTCGCTCTGCGACGACGCCAACATCGTGCAGTACAGAACCATCTGCCGATTTTTCTTCAACAGCTTGATGAAATCAAAACAATCATAACCAAGAAGTAGAACCAACTGATTCTCACACTCTCGATCATCTCCGGCATCCTTCAACACTCCCAGCACTTCACCAGCCTTCGCTTGGGACATCATCGAATCGTTGTAATACTTCCGCAGGCAACGCTGCAACCAGTGAGCGTCAATATCACGCGGATCTAGTGCTTTCTCATTTTTGCCTTCCTCGTTGCCGCCGAGCTAGAATTGAACACAAAAACATATACTAAATTGTTTTATTAGTCCTACACAACTCACATTCTCCGCGTGCAGCATCCCATCATCCCTAGCTTCCTCCCCCTCATCCTGCGCATCTTCATCCCGAATTTCTCCGTACTTGTCTTCGTCACTTTCCTCCTCCGACTCTTCAAACTGCACGTTTATCCCGTACGTATCATCGATCTGCTCCTCCGCCGTCACACCCATCGCACCAGCCGCATCCGACCCGAAATCGGTAATCTTCTTACCAAGATTCACCAACAGCGCAAACCGCTCGTCAGTTACCGTTCCCAGCAACCCGTCAATTTCCCGCTTCCTCTCACGGTCCTTCATCTTATCGTTTTTCATCACCGCCAAAATCTCATCCGCCGCACCACACAGTATATCCCTCGGCTGATCGCCGATCGCTTCCTGAATAAAACTCAACAGCACTTCGTACGTTTGCCGAGTTTCCTGCGTCTTGGGCCGGTACACGATACCAACCATCTCGTCAATTCCTTCCGACAGCAGAGTGGCACCTTTCATACTGTTAAAATCGTACTGGGCTTCGTCACGTTTTTGACGCCTAAAACAACATAAAATTATcattaaaattcaaattttaaaaaatatacaaatacacATACTTTGCCTTCCGCTCCTCCGTCTTCTCCGGTTTGGTTCGCTGAGCCCGGTCACCCATACGGGTTCCCTCGAGCTTCCCAACCAGAGACAGCACCTCTCCGGTAGCTTCATCTCGCCGCGGACGTTCGATCAACCGTACATCAGCTTGCAGGACAAGATTCGAGTTCTGTAGGAAACAATAATAAACAAAACGTTTTAATACCGTCATCAAATGAGGCCCCATTTTAGAATGCCTGTAGCGTGTGCGTGCAGAGTTCAAAACCGAACACTGGCTTTTTGGTAGTAAATAACAACTTACCGCTTTGTACTCGTACTGCAGCTGACGTGCCGCGGCATCAGCCATAGTTTCAAGCTGATTTTAGCAGGTTTTCGCCGAAATATTCCCAAAAATCGTAGAATTTCTTtcacataaaaaaaattacacgaTATTGTGCGGCTTGTTTTCACCTGT encodes:
- the LOC131685515 gene encoding U5 small nuclear ribonucleoprotein 200 kDa helicase-like, whose protein sequence is MADAAARQLQYEYKANSNLVLQADVRLIERPRRDEATGEVLSLVGKLEGTRMGDRAQRTKPEKTEERKAKRQKRDEAQYDFNSMKGATLLSEGIDEMVGIVYRPKTQETRQTYEVLLSFIQEAIGDQPRDILCGAADEILAVMKNDKMKDRERKREIDGLLGTVTDERFALLVNLGKKITDFGSDAAGAMGVTAEEQIDDTYGINVQFEESEEESDEDKYGEIRDEDAQDEGEEARDDGMLHAENLGGNEEGKNEKALDPRDIDAHWLQRCLRKYYNDSMMSQAKAGEVLGVLKDAGDDRECENQLVLLLGYDCFDFIKLLKKNRQMVLYCTMLASSQSESERVKIREKMKTDGYLSRILRQLDTGKQEMDDYDSEKSKMQRRRKEQDDDNMEGIGGQIPGNRNLLELDELAFTQGSHLMANKRCQLPDGSFRKQRKGYEEVHVPALKPKAFEENEELMTIEKLPKYVQPVFAGFKTLNRIQSRLYKTALDSDENLLLCAPTGAGKTNVALLTMMREIGKHINDDGTINVDEFKIIYIAPMRSLVQEMVGNFGKRLATYNLTVSELTGDHQLSREQIAATQVIVCTPEKWDIITRKGGEKTYTQLVRLVIIDEIHLLHDERGPVLESLVARTIRNIETTQEDVRLVGLSATLPNYQDVATFLRVRPETGLFYFDNSYRPVALEQQYIGVTEKKALKRFQVMNDIVYEKVMEHAGKNQVLVFVHSRKETGKTARAIRDMCLEKDTLGNFLREGSASMEVLRSEAEQVKNAELKDLLPYGFAIHHAGMTRVDRTLVEDLFADRHIQVLVSTATLAWGVNLPAHTVIIKGTQVYNPEKGRWVELGALDVLQMLGRAGRPQYNTKGEGILITNHSELQFYLSLLNQQLPIESQLISKMPDMLNAEIVLGTIQNVKDAVTWLGYTYLYIRMLRQPTLYGVSYDAIKEDPLLEHFRADLVHTAALHLEKSGLIKYDRKSGHFQVTEIGRIASHYYCTHETMLTYNQLLKPTLSEIELFRVFSLSGEFRNITVREEEKLELQKLMERVPIPIKESMEEASAKVNVLLQAYISQLKLEGFALMADMVYVTQSASRLLRAIFEIVLHREWAQLADKCLTLCKMIDRRMWQSMSPLRQFRKMPEEVVKKIEKKNFPWERLYDLEANEIGELIRVPKLGKTIYKYVHQFPKLELSTHIQPITRSTLRVELTITPDFQWDEKIHGQSEAFWILVEDVDSEVILHHEYFLLKYKYCQDDHLEKFFVPVFEPLPPQYFLRIVSDRWIGSETQLPVSFRHLILPEKNLPPTELLDLQALPISAFREPRFEQLYRFPQFNPIQTQVFNAVYNSEDNVFVGAPTGSGKTTIAEFAVLRMLKQNPHGRVVYLVSRDSLAELIFMDWHHKFGQQLEKENLGCKVVKLTGETGTDLKLIAKGQIIVTTADKWDILSRRWKQRKNVQNIQLFIVDELLHLSKTQFTAHCKHRLQCHSPSGMWEIP